A window of the Astyanax mexicanus isolate ESR-SI-001 chromosome 22, AstMex3_surface, whole genome shotgun sequence genome harbors these coding sequences:
- the LOC107197403 gene encoding uncharacterized protein LOC107197403 isoform X2 — MIHDQYLKGNLSLIISKADYSKRDWYTCECNRRDFCDVRLQIDAVTSNVEIKPGESLLLQLKISDPVEVIYNRTGSAAGSSDQICTVDKGSLQCKPEYNERTSLTSAVELRDMKLSDSGVYTVRDIRNEEDILIYTVTVTELQQSRICNERYKDGYGAGREDGYGAGYQKGLGVGGVIFVIIGLAVGVILGMLVVPRVLHLIRTREQTEQPVDMGAADALNQDSPT, encoded by the exons ATGATCCATGATCAATACCTGAAGGGGAATCTCTCTCTGATCATCAGTAAAGCTGATTACAGTAAGAGGGACTGGTACACCTGTGAGTGTAATCGTAGAGACTTCTGTGATGTTCGTCTTCAGATTGACG CTGTAACCTCTAATGTTGAGATAAAGCCTGGAGAATCTCTACTGCTGCAGCTGAAGATATCAGATCCAGTGGAGGTGATCTATAACAGAACAGGATCAGCTGCTGGATCCAGTGATCAGATCTGTACAGTGGATAAAGGATCACTGCAGTGTAAACCTGAATATAATGAGAGAACATCCCTCACATCTGCTGTAGAGCTGAGAGATATGAAGCTGTCTGATAGTGGAGTTTACACCGTCAGGGACATCCGGAATGAAGAGGATATTCTCATCTACACCGTCACTGTTACAG AACTGCAGCAGAGCCGGATCTGTAATGAGAGATATAAGGACGGGTACGGTGCTGGGCGTGAGGACGGGTACGGTGCTGGATATCAGAAGGGTCTGGGGGTCGGAGGAGTGATTTTTGTGATTATAGGGCTGGCTGTTGGAGTCATTCTGGGAATGTTGGTTGTGCCACGAGTTCTCCATCTGATCAGAACTAGAGAACAGACTGAACAACCGGTGGACATGGGAGCAGCTGATGCCCTCAATCAAGACAGTCCCACCTAG